A segment of the Deltaproteobacteria bacterium genome:
CCGCGTCCTTGGGCAGTTCGGCAGTGCGGATGTTTCGCAGGTGTCGCGCTTCTCGCTGGCAGGTGGCCAGAAAGGGATGTCTCTCAGCGGCGGGGTCACGTACCAGAACCGCGACGACCTACGCGACGGCGGGCGCTTGGGAAAACAATACCCTTCGGGGTTCGATGTGGTCGCAGCCAATGGCAAACTCTTCGTCGAACATGAACAGCACGATTTCCTGCTCAACGTCCAATATCTCCGGCAACCGAAAACCCCACGTTTCGACGAGCTGACCCCAGGCTTCGGGCAGACCCAGCCGAGTTCGGCGACCTTCTTCTTCGAGCCCAACGACCGGCTATTTGTTCACGGTCGCTATCGGTACCAAGCTCCGTTTTCTTTCCTGGATGCCGTGCAACTCAACATCGCCTTTCAAGCGATTAACGATGATCGCCGGACACGTGATTTCAGGAGTGTGCAGGAAGATCGCGAGCGCAATTACAGTCAGCTTATTGGTACAACGCTTCAGTTGACCTCGCACTGGCAGGAATGGCTCGCGTTGACCTACGGCAGTGAGTTCTATTTTGATCGCATCTCCAGCAGCCGTCGCCGACACAACTTGAACACCGGAGCGGGCTCTCGTCCGGCCAGTCGTTTTGCCGATGCCTCGACCATGGACAGCGTTGGGATCTACGCGCAGAGCGAAATTTTTCTCCATCCCAAACTCACCGCCATACTCGGGGGTCGGTTTAGTTATTTCAACGTTGCTGTCCCGACTGCGGATCGAGCGGTCGGCGCGCGGTTGAATTTTCGTGACCTGACCGGCAATGCCAGCCTGTTGTATCGGCTCACGCCGGCAGTGCATTTGGTCACAAACTTCGGACGCGGGTTTCGCGCCCCGAACCTGTTCGACCTTTCGACGTTGGGGCCGCGCCCTGGCAATCGCTTTCAGATTCCCAATGCTCACCTGCGCCCGGAACAGATTTTGTCGGTCGATGCCGGCGTGAAGTTTGCCTTTGCACAAGCCAGCGGAGAAGTGTTCGGTTTCTATGCCTCGTATGAAGACAAGATCGAAGCTGTGCCGACAGGAGACCGTACGCCTGAAGGTCGGCAGATCGTGCAAAGCGCCAATCTTAACCGCGTGACCTTGGTCGGCACCGAAGCGGGCGGGCGGTGGGCCTGGAGCGATCGCGTGGAGGTCTTCGGGAATTTTGCGTTTACTTGGGGCAAGGAGCGGTTCCGCGACGGCAAACAATCCCCGGCGGATCGCATCGCACCACCGAACGGGCGCGTCGGGTTGCTGGCTCACCTCAGCCCCTGGCTCTGGGCAGAGCCGTTTATAGAGTACGCCTTTGTGCAACATCGCTTGAGTGATCGTGATCGGATCGACCCACGCATCGATCCGCGAGGAACACCGGGGTGGTTGACGGCATCGTTTCGCATCGGCTGGGAACTGCACGAACATCTTTCCGCCCGGCTCTCGGTAGAGAATCTGTTCGATAAATCTTACCGTTCGCATGGTTCAGGCATTAACGCGCCTGGGACCAATGCGATCGTGACGCTTGAGGCGCACTTTTAGAGGCAATGTCCATCTCTCCTCTCTTGCCCTCGTTTGCCTTCTCTTGTCTCCCGCCTCGTTCATGCGCTACAGTTGCCCGGCTGTTCGCTCGTAAAGGAGGTTTTTTCATGCAAGGGCTTGAGGGAGTCAAAGTTCTGGAACTCGGGAATATGGTGTCCGCGTCGTATGCCACGAAACTGATGGCCGACTTAGGCGCGGATGTCGTGAAAGTGGAAGAACCTGCTGGCGATCTAGCACGGCAACGCGGACCCTTCCCTAGTGGCATCGCAGACCCTGAGAAGAGCGGTCTGTTCCTCTATCTCAATACCAATAAACGCGGCGTCTCGTTCGATCCGCGCCAACAACAACTCACGCTGCACCAGCTTGTCGGTTGGGCCGACATCCTTGTCCACAACTACACTCCCGCACGGATGGCCGATCTCGGGCTGCACTATGAAGCGTTTCGTGCGATCAACCCGCAGCTCGTGATGTGCTCGGTGACGCCCTTCGGTCTGACTGGTCCGCATAAGGATTACAAAGCCTATGAACTTAACCTCACCAACGGCGGCGGCTGGGCGTGGTTGAGCCCTGGGGCATCTGACCAGCCGGACCAACCGCCGCTCAAGGCCTCCGGTCAGCAGGCGGATTTTCAAGCCGCTTTATGTGCGGCCACAGTATCGCTGGCCGCGTATTTTCGGACGCTGAACGGCGGAGTTGGCGAACACATCGATCTGTCCGTGCAGTCCTATACGGCGTCGTTTCTCGAACAGAACTTCATCTACTACACCTATCTCGATCGGGTCGCATCGCGCCTCGGTCGCCGGCAGCTTTATCCCTGGGGCATGTTTCAATGTCGGGACGGTTTGATTTTCATACTCAACGTCGAAGAAGATCAGTGGCAGCGGTTGGTGGAACTGATGGGCAACCCGGAGTGGGCAAGCTGGGAAATTTTTCAGGACCAAATCAACCGTTCGCGCAATTACGACGCACTGAAAATTTATCTGGAAGAATGGACACGAGAGTGGAACGTGGAGGACCTGTGGCGGGCTGGGCAAGAGCGCCGCATCTGTTTCGCGCCAGTGTTGACCATGACGCAGATGGCCAAACAGGAACAGCTTCAGGCCCGTCAGTTTTTCGTGGACGTGGACCATCCACGTGCAGGGAAGCTGACGCAGGTAGGTCCTCCGTACCGGCTAGAAGCACCGTGGTGGAAGATTCGTCGCCCCGCGCCGCTGCTGGGCCAACATAATGATGAGGTTTTTCAAACGTTGCCTGCTGCCCTCCCTCAAGCCTCAAGCCTTAAGCCTCAAGCCTCTCGTCTTCCTCTCGACGGCATTCGTGTCGCCGACTTTACCTGGGTGTGGGCCGGGCCGTATTGCACGATGCATCTCGCGCATTTGGGGGCTGAAGTCATCAAGATCGAATCGCAAGGGCGCGTCGATGTGACACGCCGCTTGCCGCTCTACCCCAAAGGTATGAAAGGCGGGGTCAACCGTTCCGGGCTCTTCAATCAGTGGAGCTTGGGAAAAAAGAGCCTGTTGCTGAATTTCGATAAACCCGAGGGTCTCGCGCTGGTCAAAGAGTTGATCGAGCAGTGCGACGTGGTGGTGGACAATTTCGCCACCGGCGTCATGGAACGGTTGGGGCTCAGTTACGAAGACTTGAAAAAGATTAAACCTGATCTGATTGTCGCTTCGATTACCGGCTATGGCCACACCGGCCCACAGAAAGAATACATGGGTTATGGGCCGGCGATGGCACCGCTTTCCGGGATGTCTTCCGTGACCGGGTATGCCGATGGCCCGCCGGAAGAGATCGGACTCTCGCTTGGCGATCCTAATGGTGGCATCAACGCGGCGACAGCGATCTGCGCCGCGTTGGCTGCGCGGAAACGCACCGGGCAAGGGCAATGCATCGACGTGTCGATGTGGGAGGCCATGACGGCATTGGTGCCCGAAGCATGGATGGAATATGCCATGAACGGGACCGAGTTTCCGCGCGACGGCAATCATGACCTCTGGATGGCGCCGCACAACTGTTTCCGTTGCCAGGGGGAAGACGAATGGGTTTCGATCGCCTGTGGCTCGGATGACGAGTGGCGTGCCTTGTGTCAGGCGATGGGCCAACCGCAATTAGCGGCCGATGTGCGTTTCCTCACGGCCAGCGACCGCAAAACTCATGAAGAGGCACTTGAGCAGCTAGTGACAGCCTGGACCGTGGAACGCAACAAATGGACAGTGACCGGCGTCTTGCAGGCTGCTGGTGTGGCGGCCTTTCCCTCGATGAACAGCAAAGACCTGACGGAAGACGCCCATCTGCACGCGCGCGGATTCTTTACCAAACTGCTGCACGCCGAAGTTGGGGAAAAGACTCACACCGGCATCCCCTGGATTCTCGCTAACGCCTCCAATGGCGTCCGCGCCGCCGCGCCGTTGCTCGGCGAACATACGGATGAAGTGATGCGCACCGTCCTGGGCCGTTCGGACGAGGAGATCGCGAAGCTCAAGGAAGAGAAGATTTTGTACTGAAGAGATGCGACTTAAAGAGCCTATCCGAATAACCATTGTCCCCCGCTTCTGTCATTCTGAGCGTAGCGAAGAATCTTGCTTGTACCTCTGAAGAAAGATGTTTCGCTCCGCTCAACATGACATGATGCAACTGTTATTCGGATAGGCATAAGTGACTTCAGGAGGTAAACCGTGACTGGCTATGAGCTTTTTGGCATTGCAGCAGCAGCTATCGTTACGATCAGTCTCCTGTACTTGATGTGGGAGATTGCAAAATCACTAAAGGAGTAAGGCCAAGCGATGGACTTCCGTTACCTGCTCGTGCAACACGACGCCGGCATCTGCCGTCTGATCCTGAATCGTCCGGAGCGGCTCAATGCGCTGAACGTGCGTGTTGGCGCGGAACTGCTGCAGGCGCTGGAGGATTGCGACCGTGACGACGAGGTGCGGGTCGTGATTCTCACTGGCGCGGGGCGAGCGTTCTGCGCTGGCGATGATCTCAAGGGCATGAACGAACCCGGCGAGCCGGATCGTCGCTACCGTGACCCCATCAAGCAGTATGTCAAAGGCGAAGGCCGCTGGCCGTTGATCATCGCGAAGATGCGTTCGCTGTCCAAGCCGGTGATCGGCATGATTAACGGTCACGCCCACGGCGCGGGGTTTAACCTTGCGCTTGGCTGCGACCTGCGCATTATGGCCGACGACGCCACGCTGCGGATTCCCTTCGTCAAGCGCGGTATCGCGACTGGCGTCAACCTGTTGCAGCAGTTTGTCGGCATCGGCAAAGCCATGGAATGGGCACTGTTGGCACCGACCCTGTCGGCAGCGGAAGCCGAACGCTGGGGGCTCGTGAATCGCGTTGTTCCGCTTGCTCAGCTCGAAGACGCCACGATGGAATGGGCGCGCGAGTTCGCCCAGGGGCCAACGCTGATTTACGGCTATACCAAGTCGGCCATCGTTCATGGCTGGGAAGAAGCTTCCGTCGAAGCCGCCTACGAACACCAAGGACTCGCCCTGCATTACACGTTGCAGACCGAAGACTTTGCCGAAGGACGGAAGGCGTTTCTGGAAAAGCGACTGCCGCGCTTTCGCGGGCGGTAGAACCTATCTCTCAACCTCTCAAGGTTGTCATTCTGAGCCGCGCAAGCGGCGAAGAATCTCGCTACGAGACCCTTCGCTCCGCTCAGGGTGACATGACCGATGGATTTGAGGATGACCGGTAACATCGTGAAGATTGAGGAGATTGCGGATGATTAAAACAGCGAACTTTGCCGAAGCGCACAACCATCGCTACCTGCTGCCGCCGTACCCGGCAGTATATCTCAATACCTACATCACCAATTTGATTGCCGACTTCCGCGATGCCAAGGTTTCAACGCATCTGGACGGCGGGCATGCGCTCTTCGCCGAGTACGAAGAAGGCCATGCGACAACGCATGCTCACCCTGTCGATCAGTGGCAAGTGTATGTATCTGGTTCCGCGCGGCTGGCCAAAAAGCCGGTGCCGTTGGTGACGGTTCAATACACCGATGCCTGGGTGCCCTACGGACCGATCGAAGTCACGAAAGAAGGTTTCGCGCTCATTGCCTTATGGCCTCGTCCCAACGACGAGACCTACGAGATGCCGAAAGATGCGAACATGATTCGCGAACACTTGCGCGGCAAGCAGCACCGCATCGTTACCAAGCAAGTCCAGGTTACCGAGGAAGCGCCCACAGCTTTTGAGGAAACCACAGTCATTCAGGAGGGCGAGGCGTGGGCGCGCCGCTGGCGACTGCCGGCAGGCACCATGCTCGACACGCCCGATCCGTCCCACGGTGGCGGTCAGTTCTTCGTGCCGTTGCAGGGCTCGTTTGTCTACGAAGGAAGCGAGTATCCCCGCTGGTCGACGGTCTATGTCGGCCCCCGGGATGGAGGGATTACCCTGCGCGCCGGTGTCGATGGTGCAGAGGTTTTGGGAATGCAGTTCCTGCCGCAATCGTAATGCGCCGTCACCCGCGTGCCCTTGCATCTGACACAGAGCGAGGGCATGTCCTTTTTTCGGGGGAGTGGCCTGCTTCTGCAATGCTCTCCAAGGCGTACAAGACCGCCGCGTGCAATGGGTATAATCGGTTGTAGCGTTTACGAGGAGCGAAGGATTTATGCCACGAAGTAAGTCTCTCCCCCGAAGACGGGAACCTCTCCCGGAGAACTTCGAGTCGATCGAAGCGTTTCAGGAATTTTGGGATACCCACAGCAGTGCCGACTATGAAGACGCGATGGAAGAGATCGAAGTGGAAATCGACCTTCGCTCCAGTCGAGTCTACTGTGCTGTGGCGAAAGATCTCCTTACCCAACTGCGTGCCCAGGCGCGTCGCCAAGGTGTCTCGACAGAGACATTGGTCAATCTTTGGCTGCGAGAGAAGGCAGCCGAAGCGGCGTAACGTGAGCTGCCTCTCTCTTCTCTTTGGCTGACATATTCCGATGATCGCCTAAGTGCAAACACAGGGATGCTGAGGGATGTCATTCCGAAAGGCCCTTCGACTGCGCTCAGGGTAAACTCCGCGACGAGGAATCTCAAGCAGCCAAGGGCAACACGAGATTCCTCACCTTCACTTCGTTCTGGTTCGGAATGACACTTCCTTATGTTCCTGTGGACGAAACTCTATCCCTGCGCCAACGGCCCACGCAGCAGACGGCCTGGCAAAGCGCCGGTGTGCTCGTTGTTACGGAGCACGACTTCGCCGTTCACTACTGTTGCCATAATGCCAGCGGCTTTCTGTTTTAAGCGTCGAGCGCCGGCCGGCAGGTCATAGGCAAGTTCCGGCAGCATCGGGGTAACGGTGTCAGGATTAAAAACAACCACATCGGCCTGATAGCCCGGACGCAAGAGCCCGCGTCCGGTGAGTCCCCACTGCGAAGCCGGTACGAAACTGAGCATCCGCACTGCGTCTTCCAGCGTCACGGCTTGCTTGTCTCGCACCCAGTAACTCAAGAGATGGGTCTGGAGCGACGAGTCCATAATCTGCGACACGTGCGCGCCGGAGTCGGAGAAGGTCACCACTGAGCGCGGATTCTTGATCATCTCCAGTGCGTGGTCCTGATTCTCGTTGACCAGCGGCTGCAGGAAGAATTGCTTGAGGTTCTTCGCCAGGGCCAAATCGATGAACACCTCCACCGGATCTTTATCGAGTTCGCTCGCGATGTCGGCGATCGAACGGTACGGCGGCGTCGCCTTGTCCATCACCCACAACCATTTGAAATTCGCTGCTCGTGCCTCCGTGCCCACGCGCTGTTTGTTGTCCGCTGGTTTTTGATGCGCAGCTTCGACCAACCGCCGTCGCATTTCGGGATCGCGCAGCTTGGCTTCTTGTTCTGCCAGTGGCAGCTTACGGAATTCTTTCCACACCGGTAGTTTGTCGAATGGGGTGACAGTTTGGAAAGACAACACCACGTTCAGCGAGCGGCTGTGCACCTGGATAAAGATGCGTCCACCGGCGGCGGCGGTTTCGTCGGCGAGATTAAAGAACGGTCGCCACATCTCAGGCGCATAGCGGGCGCTAAACATGCCAAACGTCACCGGTACCCCAGTGTCAACCGCCAACGCTTTCAGCCGCCCCAGGTACTCGTGGATTCGCTCGGGATCGAAGCGAACATCTTCATTCGCGATCTCGAAAATCCCCGCACCCAAGTCGCCCATGACACCGACCAATTGCCGGACTTCTTCCCAGGTCGCGAGCCGACTTGCCACTGG
Coding sequences within it:
- a CDS encoding enoyl-CoA hydratase/isomerase family protein; protein product: MDFRYLLVQHDAGICRLILNRPERLNALNVRVGAELLQALEDCDRDDEVRVVILTGAGRAFCAGDDLKGMNEPGEPDRRYRDPIKQYVKGEGRWPLIIAKMRSLSKPVIGMINGHAHGAGFNLALGCDLRIMADDATLRIPFVKRGIATGVNLLQQFVGIGKAMEWALLAPTLSAAEAERWGLVNRVVPLAQLEDATMEWAREFAQGPTLIYGYTKSAIVHGWEEASVEAAYEHQGLALHYTLQTEDFAEGRKAFLEKRLPRFRGR
- a CDS encoding CoA transferase — protein: MQGLEGVKVLELGNMVSASYATKLMADLGADVVKVEEPAGDLARQRGPFPSGIADPEKSGLFLYLNTNKRGVSFDPRQQQLTLHQLVGWADILVHNYTPARMADLGLHYEAFRAINPQLVMCSVTPFGLTGPHKDYKAYELNLTNGGGWAWLSPGASDQPDQPPLKASGQQADFQAALCAATVSLAAYFRTLNGGVGEHIDLSVQSYTASFLEQNFIYYTYLDRVASRLGRRQLYPWGMFQCRDGLIFILNVEEDQWQRLVELMGNPEWASWEIFQDQINRSRNYDALKIYLEEWTREWNVEDLWRAGQERRICFAPVLTMTQMAKQEQLQARQFFVDVDHPRAGKLTQVGPPYRLEAPWWKIRRPAPLLGQHNDEVFQTLPAALPQASSLKPQASRLPLDGIRVADFTWVWAGPYCTMHLAHLGAEVIKIESQGRVDVTRRLPLYPKGMKGGVNRSGLFNQWSLGKKSLLLNFDKPEGLALVKELIEQCDVVVDNFATGVMERLGLSYEDLKKIKPDLIVASITGYGHTGPQKEYMGYGPAMAPLSGMSSVTGYADGPPEEIGLSLGDPNGGINAATAICAALAARKRTGQGQCIDVSMWEAMTALVPEAWMEYAMNGTEFPRDGNHDLWMAPHNCFRCQGEDEWVSIACGSDDEWRALCQAMGQPQLAADVRFLTASDRKTHEEALEQLVTAWTVERNKWTVTGVLQAAGVAAFPSMNSKDLTEDAHLHARGFFTKLLHAEVGEKTHTGIPWILANASNGVRAAAPLLGEHTDEVMRTVLGRSDEEIAKLKEEKILY
- a CDS encoding TonB-dependent receptor, with product MPLLLNFSVLTLALILCISATAHSQQQDTLPHSLPEMTVTATREERPLLETPQAVTTIEPEEVARQTPSVLPDLLRGATGVFVQQTTPGQAAPILRGLIGSSVLMLVDGMRLNSAFFRPAPNQYFALVDPYNVERLEVVRGPSSTLYGSDAMGGVVQVFTPTPTFSSEQWQWRGRVLGQFGSADVSQVSRFSLAGGQKGMSLSGGVTYQNRDDLRDGGRLGKQYPSGFDVVAANGKLFVEHEQHDFLLNVQYLRQPKTPRFDELTPGFGQTQPSSATFFFEPNDRLFVHGRYRYQAPFSFLDAVQLNIAFQAINDDRRTRDFRSVQEDRERNYSQLIGTTLQLTSHWQEWLALTYGSEFYFDRISSSRRRHNLNTGAGSRPASRFADASTMDSVGIYAQSEIFLHPKLTAILGGRFSYFNVAVPTADRAVGARLNFRDLTGNASLLYRLTPAVHLVTNFGRGFRAPNLFDLSTLGPRPGNRFQIPNAHLRPEQILSVDAGVKFAFAQASGEVFGFYASYEDKIEAVPTGDRTPEGRQIVQSANLNRVTLVGTEAGGRWAWSDRVEVFGNFAFTWGKERFRDGKQSPADRIAPPNGRVGLLAHLSPWLWAEPFIEYAFVQHRLSDRDRIDPRIDPRGTPGWLTASFRIGWELHEHLSARLSVENLFDKSYRSHGSGINAPGTNAIVTLEAHF
- a CDS encoding amidohydrolase family protein, which gives rise to MSYDLLIKNGTVIDGSGLPRFRADVGILQGKIAAIGKLREGAREVIDADGHVVAPGFIDGHTHMDAQVFWDPLGTCSCWHGITSVVMGNCGFSLAPCSEKDKLLVMRNLERAEDISPEAMEAGIKWSWTTYPEYLDAVERAPKGINYSAYIGHSALRTYVMGERAFTDAATPDDLEAMKREVQNAIRAGAIGFTTSRTHNHQTPDGQPVASRLATWEEVRQLVGVMGDLGAGIFEIANEDVRFDPERIHEYLGRLKALAVDTGVPVTFGMFSARYAPEMWRPFFNLADETAAAGGRIFIQVHSRSLNVVLSFQTVTPFDKLPVWKEFRKLPLAEQEAKLRDPEMRRRLVEAAHQKPADNKQRVGTEARAANFKWLWVMDKATPPYRSIADIASELDKDPVEVFIDLALAKNLKQFFLQPLVNENQDHALEMIKNPRSVVTFSDSGAHVSQIMDSSLQTHLLSYWVRDKQAVTLEDAVRMLSFVPASQWGLTGRGLLRPGYQADVVVFNPDTVTPMLPELAYDLPAGARRLKQKAAGIMATVVNGEVVLRNNEHTGALPGRLLRGPLAQG